Proteins encoded together in one Candidatus Nanopelagicales bacterium window:
- the secG gene encoding preprotein translocase subunit SecG → MAIALEIILVITSLMLIVLVLLHKGKGGGLSDLFGGGVTSSVGGSSVAERNLDRITVAIALVWAACIIGLGLIVKNI, encoded by the coding sequence ATGGCCATCGCGCTTGAGATCATCTTGGTGATCACCAGTCTGATGCTGATCGTTCTCGTGCTGCTTCACAAAGGAAAGGGCGGCGGCCTGTCGGATCTTTTCGGCGGGGGCGTGACCTCCTCAGTCGGCGGATCGAGTGTCGCCGAACGCAACCTCGACCGGATCACGGTCGCAATCGCATTGGTTTGGGCTGCCTGCATCATCGGGCTCGGACTCATCGTCAAGAACATCTAG
- a CDS encoding triose-phosphate isomerase: MTDSSRLPMMAGNWKMNLNHFEAIALVQKLAFALKDDDYNSCEVVVVPPYTDIRSVQTLIDGDKLKIKYGAQDVSAHDAGAFTGEVSGAMLAKLGCTYVIVGHSERRLYHGEHDGIVNSKVHAAFRSGLTPIMCIGEGLEIRKEGGQVAYTLGQLEAGLAGLSPEQAASIVIAYEPVWAIGTGEVATPQDAQEVCGAIRARFGELYGQDLADACRVLYGGSVKASNVAGLMAMPDVDGGLVGGASIDPDEFVALVRFRLLEAS; this comes from the coding sequence ATGACTGACTCGTCGCGTCTGCCAATGATGGCAGGCAACTGGAAGATGAACCTGAACCATTTCGAGGCGATCGCGTTGGTGCAGAAGCTTGCGTTCGCGCTCAAAGATGACGACTACAACTCCTGCGAGGTGGTTGTTGTCCCGCCGTACACTGATATTCGCTCTGTACAGACCCTTATCGACGGCGACAAGCTCAAGATCAAATATGGTGCCCAAGACGTCTCGGCCCACGACGCCGGAGCTTTTACAGGTGAAGTCTCGGGCGCAATGTTGGCGAAGCTGGGTTGCACCTACGTCATCGTCGGTCACAGCGAGAGACGCCTCTACCACGGCGAACACGATGGCATCGTGAACTCCAAAGTCCATGCGGCGTTCCGATCCGGGCTCACCCCAATCATGTGCATTGGTGAGGGACTGGAGATCCGTAAGGAGGGTGGCCAGGTCGCCTACACACTCGGTCAACTCGAAGCCGGGCTGGCTGGATTGAGTCCAGAGCAGGCGGCCTCGATCGTCATCGCCTATGAGCCTGTGTGGGCTATCGGAACTGGTGAAGTTGCCACGCCGCAAGACGCGCAGGAAGTTTGCGGTGCGATCCGTGCCCGGTTCGGCGAGCTCTACGGCCAGGATCTGGCCGATGCTTGCCGGGTGCTATACGGCGGTTCTGTGAAGGCATCGAATGTGGCTGGACTAATGGCGATGCCCGATGTTGATGGTGGTTTGGTCGGTGGGGCTAGCATTGACCCCGACGAGTTTGTTGCGCTCGTCCGGTTCCGTTTGCTGGAGGCGAGCTGA
- a CDS encoding glucose-6-phosphate dehydrogenase, with the protein MSVAVAEGVGVVAPPTTNPLRDPADRRLPRVAGPCSIVLFGVTGDLARKKLLPAIYDLANRGLLPPGFALVGFARRDWRDQDFAAIAKDAVREYARTPFRDDLWNQLAEGFRFVAGEFSDSDAYQRLTDVLAELDRERGTNGNHAFYLSIPPTFFPVVVEQLRNCGLSTSEPGAWRRVIVEKPFGHDLASAQELNQVVAEVFPAQSVFRIDHYLGKETVQNLLALRFANAMFEPIWNSHFVDHVQITMAEDIGIGSRAGYYDGIGAARDVIQNHLLQLLALTAMEEPVSFEADNIRIEKEKVLSAVVLPERLDLATVRGQYTAGWQGGELVPGYLEEDGIPAKSKTDTYAAIRLEIDTRRWAGVPFYLRTGKRLGRRVTEIAVVFKRAPHLPFTTTDTEELGANALVIRVQPDEGITLKFGSKVPGTQMEVRDVTMDFAYGESFTVSSPEAYERLILDVLLGDPPLFPRHREVEMAWRILDPILDYWASHGRPDEYAAGTWGPTAADQMLGRDGRVWRRP; encoded by the coding sequence CTGTCGGTTGCGGTAGCGGAGGGAGTTGGCGTGGTGGCACCACCTACGACCAACCCCCTGCGCGACCCGGCTGATCGGCGACTCCCCCGGGTGGCTGGCCCGTGCTCGATCGTGCTCTTCGGCGTCACCGGAGACTTGGCCCGCAAGAAGCTGCTGCCCGCGATCTACGACTTAGCCAACCGCGGGCTGCTGCCGCCCGGATTTGCCCTGGTGGGCTTCGCTCGCCGCGACTGGCGCGATCAAGACTTCGCCGCCATCGCCAAGGACGCGGTCCGCGAATACGCTCGGACGCCGTTTCGCGACGACTTGTGGAACCAGCTCGCCGAGGGCTTCCGGTTTGTCGCCGGTGAGTTCAGCGATTCGGATGCATACCAGAGGCTGACTGACGTGCTGGCCGAACTCGACCGCGAGAGGGGAACCAACGGCAACCATGCGTTCTACCTCTCGATTCCGCCGACCTTCTTCCCGGTTGTGGTCGAGCAGTTGCGCAACTGCGGACTATCCACCAGCGAGCCAGGTGCCTGGCGGCGAGTGATCGTCGAAAAACCGTTCGGACATGACCTGGCCAGCGCGCAGGAGCTCAATCAGGTCGTGGCCGAGGTGTTCCCCGCACAATCGGTCTTTCGCATCGACCACTACCTGGGCAAGGAAACGGTTCAAAACCTGCTGGCCTTGCGGTTCGCCAATGCCATGTTCGAGCCGATCTGGAACAGCCACTTCGTTGACCATGTCCAGATCACCATGGCTGAGGACATTGGCATAGGCAGCCGGGCCGGCTACTACGACGGCATCGGCGCGGCCCGTGATGTTATCCAGAACCATCTGCTGCAGTTGCTCGCGTTGACCGCCATGGAGGAGCCGGTCTCTTTCGAGGCGGACAACATCCGCATTGAAAAGGAGAAGGTGCTCTCCGCGGTAGTCCTTCCAGAGCGACTCGACCTGGCCACTGTTCGCGGGCAGTACACCGCCGGCTGGCAGGGTGGCGAACTCGTGCCGGGCTACCTGGAAGAAGACGGCATCCCGGCCAAGTCCAAGACCGACACCTACGCCGCGATCCGGCTGGAGATTGACACCCGGCGCTGGGCTGGCGTGCCGTTCTATCTGCGGACGGGCAAACGACTGGGACGACGAGTCACCGAGATCGCCGTGGTGTTCAAGCGAGCGCCCCACTTGCCCTTCACCACTACTGACACCGAGGAACTCGGTGCGAACGCACTGGTCATCCGCGTGCAACCGGACGAGGGAATCACGCTGAAATTCGGTTCAAAGGTTCCAGGCACCCAGATGGAAGTCCGAGACGTGACGATGGACTTTGCCTATGGCGAGTCCTTCACTGTCAGCAGCCCCGAGGCCTACGAACGACTGATCTTGGACGTGCTGCTCGGCGATCCCCCACTGTTCCCGCGTCACCGGGAAGTGGAGATGGCGTGGCGAATTCTCGACCCGATCCTGGACTACTGGGCGTCGCACGGAAGACCGGATGAATACGCGGCCGGAACCTGGGGCCCAACGGCCGCAGACCAAATGCTTGGCCGCGATGGCCGCGTGTGGCGGCGGCCATGA
- a CDS encoding RNA polymerase-binding protein RbpA: protein MAGGSAIRGSRVGAGPMGEAERGEPAPRLFVSFWCANGHESKPTFAVDVEAPAEWDCPRCGWPAGQDKDNPPAPPKNEPYKTHLAYVKERRSDHDGGDILEEALQRHRDASI from the coding sequence ATGGCTGGTGGCAGTGCAATCAGAGGTAGTCGGGTAGGCGCCGGACCGATGGGTGAAGCCGAGCGTGGTGAGCCGGCACCCCGGCTCTTTGTGTCGTTCTGGTGTGCGAACGGCCACGAGTCGAAGCCGACTTTCGCTGTGGACGTTGAAGCCCCGGCTGAATGGGACTGCCCACGTTGTGGGTGGCCGGCCGGGCAGGACAAAGACAACCCGCCAGCGCCACCCAAGAATGAGCCGTATAAGACTCACTTGGCCTACGTCAAGGAGCGCCGCTCAGATCACGACGGCGGCGACATCTTGGAAGAAGCACTCCAGCGCCACCGCGACGCCAGCATTTGA
- the pgl gene encoding 6-phosphogluconolactonase, with translation MTSKQELIIYPDHDTLSAANGARIITAVKDAQAARGVAHICLTGGRGGTSALAAVWDSPAVGAVDWSRVDFWWSDERFLPAGDPERNETGAREVLLDKINADPDRIHPMPRLDGRIGDDVDAAAASYAEELIRAAGGSTMLFDVTMLGIGEDAHVASLFPGRDEQFSDLAVLSVRNSPKPPPTRTTFNMATINNSRQVWLIASGAGKADAIKLALSGLPAKDAPAGAARGIDRSLVLADQDATALVV, from the coding sequence ATGACCAGCAAGCAGGAATTGATCATCTACCCCGACCACGATACGTTGTCGGCTGCGAATGGGGCGCGGATCATCACCGCCGTCAAAGACGCGCAAGCTGCCCGCGGGGTCGCGCACATCTGCCTGACGGGTGGAAGAGGCGGCACGTCGGCGCTAGCAGCCGTCTGGGACTCCCCCGCGGTTGGAGCAGTCGATTGGTCCCGCGTCGATTTTTGGTGGTCCGACGAACGCTTCCTGCCCGCGGGCGACCCCGAACGCAATGAGACAGGTGCGCGCGAGGTTCTGCTGGACAAGATCAACGCTGACCCCGACCGCATTCATCCGATGCCCCGACTCGACGGACGAATCGGCGACGATGTCGACGCCGCAGCCGCCAGCTACGCCGAGGAACTGATCCGGGCTGCGGGCGGCAGCACGATGCTGTTCGACGTCACCATGCTCGGCATTGGCGAGGATGCACACGTTGCCAGCCTGTTCCCCGGCCGGGATGAGCAGTTCTCCGACCTGGCAGTGCTGTCGGTACGCAACTCCCCCAAGCCACCACCGACACGAACGACGTTCAACATGGCGACCATCAACAACAGCCGGCAGGTCTGGCTTATCGCATCAGGTGCTGGCAAAGCCGATGCGATCAAGTTGGCCCTGAGCGGTCTGCCCGCCAAGGATGCACCAGCGGGTGCCGCGCGCGGCATTGACCGTTCGCTGGTGCTGGCAGATCAGGATGCTACTGCGCTGGTGGTCTGA
- a CDS encoding glucose-6-phosphate dehydrogenase assembly protein OpcA has protein sequence MTIRLEDTTASAINDVIARERHHIGAATGMALTLLIVTDEEHQSEAARAATYSANQHPCRILIVIARPARGKPRLDADIHVGDGEGPGEMIRLRLIGPLAHQEASVVVPLLLPDTPIVAWWPGRAPTDPAADPVGQLAARRITDAASSRTPLAALVDRAQVYQPGDTDMAWTRTTAWRSLLATALDEPFPTITGAEVFARKANPSAMLLASWISARLGVPAAVTAHRAEGISEVRLHTVDGDIGVARPDGHLAKVYRPEFTSRGIPMPRRELRDLLSEELRRLDSDEIYAQALAYLGEHQDALSGGPSKAKGRSPKPAKPAKPTKRSKRTTKS, from the coding sequence ATGACCATCCGGTTGGAGGACACCACCGCGAGCGCCATCAACGACGTCATCGCCCGTGAACGCCACCACATCGGCGCCGCCACGGGTATGGCGTTGACGTTGTTGATCGTCACCGACGAGGAGCACCAGTCGGAAGCGGCCCGCGCCGCAACATACTCGGCCAACCAGCACCCCTGCCGAATCCTGATCGTCATCGCGCGCCCGGCTCGGGGCAAGCCGCGGTTGGATGCCGATATTCACGTGGGCGACGGAGAGGGCCCGGGCGAGATGATCCGGCTACGCCTGATCGGCCCGCTAGCCCACCAAGAGGCATCGGTAGTGGTGCCGCTGCTGCTACCGGATACTCCGATCGTGGCCTGGTGGCCGGGGCGAGCACCAACTGATCCGGCGGCTGACCCAGTCGGCCAGTTGGCAGCACGCAGGATCACTGACGCAGCTTCCTCGCGTACTCCGTTGGCAGCCTTGGTCGACCGAGCGCAGGTCTATCAACCGGGTGACACGGATATGGCCTGGACCAGGACCACCGCCTGGCGTTCACTCCTGGCGACCGCACTCGACGAGCCTTTCCCCACGATCACCGGTGCCGAGGTGTTCGCCCGCAAGGCCAATCCCAGCGCGATGCTCCTGGCAAGCTGGATCTCGGCGCGACTCGGTGTTCCCGCCGCGGTGACGGCGCACCGCGCCGAGGGAATCAGCGAGGTTCGCCTGCACACCGTCGACGGTGACATCGGGGTCGCTCGACCGGATGGGCACCTGGCAAAGGTGTATCGCCCCGAGTTCACGAGCCGTGGTATCCCGATGCCGCGACGCGAGTTGCGCGATCTGCTGTCCGAGGAATTGCGACGACTCGACTCCGACGAGATCTATGCCCAGGCCCTCGCGTATTTGGGCGAGCACCAGGATGCACTCAGTGGTGGGCCCAGCAAAGCGAAGGGTCGCTCACCGAAGCCAGCAAAACCAGCGAAACCAACGAAGCGCAGCAAACGCACAACCAAATCCTGA
- a CDS encoding phosphoglycerate kinase: MSPLVGLADLPVAGRTVLLRADLNVPLDTDADGNRVITDDGRIRASLPTIEALTSQGARVIVLAHLGRPKGEYDEALSLRPVAARLSELLPVPVAMADDVCGPSAKSVVEGLAPGEVALLENVRFDARETSKDVGERTNLASQWAALGDCFVSDGFGVVHREQASVTELAQLLPHAAGLLVAREAEVFHGLLNDPQRPYTVVLGGSKVSDKLGVISNLLTQVDRLLIGGGMCFTFLAAAGHDVGASLVELDQLETVRGLREQALARGVELVLPTDLVIADKFAADAATEVVTVEQGVPQGWMGLDIGPETSAAFAQLVRSSHTVVWNGPMGVFEMAPFANGTRAVAQALTQVDGMSVVGGGDSAAAIRLLGINESSISHVSTGGGASLEFLEGRTLPGLKALEGN; encoded by the coding sequence GCAGGACGGTGCTGCTTCGAGCGGATCTGAATGTTCCGTTGGACACTGACGCCGATGGTAACCGCGTCATCACCGACGACGGTCGAATCCGCGCAAGCCTGCCGACCATCGAGGCGTTGACCAGCCAAGGCGCCCGGGTCATCGTGCTTGCTCACCTTGGCCGGCCCAAAGGGGAGTACGACGAGGCGCTATCGCTGCGGCCGGTAGCAGCACGTTTGTCTGAGTTGCTGCCGGTTCCGGTTGCGATGGCCGACGACGTCTGCGGCCCGTCCGCTAAGAGCGTCGTGGAAGGGCTGGCGCCCGGCGAGGTTGCCCTGCTGGAGAATGTGCGTTTCGATGCGCGAGAAACTAGCAAGGATGTTGGTGAGCGGACCAACTTGGCTAGTCAATGGGCAGCGCTCGGCGACTGCTTCGTCTCCGATGGGTTTGGTGTCGTGCATCGGGAACAGGCCAGTGTGACGGAGTTGGCGCAATTGTTACCGCACGCCGCTGGTCTGTTGGTGGCTCGAGAGGCCGAGGTCTTTCACGGTTTGCTCAACGACCCACAACGTCCCTACACCGTGGTTCTCGGTGGCAGCAAAGTCTCGGACAAACTCGGCGTGATCTCGAACCTGCTGACCCAGGTGGACCGCCTACTCATCGGCGGTGGAATGTGCTTCACCTTCCTCGCTGCCGCAGGGCACGACGTGGGCGCGTCACTGGTCGAACTAGACCAGTTGGAAACTGTCCGCGGACTGCGCGAGCAGGCACTGGCACGGGGCGTGGAATTGGTCCTTCCCACGGACTTGGTTATCGCCGACAAGTTCGCGGCCGACGCAGCCACCGAAGTCGTGACGGTCGAGCAGGGTGTGCCGCAGGGGTGGATGGGTCTGGACATTGGCCCCGAGACTTCCGCTGCGTTCGCGCAGTTGGTTCGGTCCTCGCACACTGTGGTTTGGAATGGTCCGATGGGCGTGTTTGAGATGGCGCCCTTCGCTAATGGCACCCGCGCCGTAGCGCAAGCACTCACTCAGGTCGATGGCATGTCGGTGGTCGGTGGTGGCGATTCGGCAGCCGCTATTCGCCTGCTTGGAATCAATGAGAGTTCAATCAGCCACGTCTCCACGGGTGGCGGAGCAAGCCTTGAGTTCCTCGAAGGGCGTACGCTTCCGGGGCTGAAGGCCCTGGAGGGGAACTGA